One genomic window of Prochlorococcus sp. MIT 0603 includes the following:
- the rpmI gene encoding 50S ribosomal protein L35, with amino-acid sequence MPKLKTRKAAAKRFKATGTGKFMRRRAFRNHLLDHKSSKLKRHLGTKAVVDERDAENVSLMLPYS; translated from the coding sequence ATGCCTAAACTCAAAACTCGCAAAGCAGCGGCAAAGCGATTTAAAGCAACAGGCACTGGCAAGTTTATGCGGCGAAGAGCTTTCCGTAATCACTTGCTAGATCATAAGAGCTCTAAGTTAAAGAGGCATCTAGGCACTAAAGCTGTGGTAGATGAACGTGATGCAGAGAACGTTAGCCTAATGCTCCCCTATAGCTAA